The following are encoded together in the Neofelis nebulosa isolate mNeoNeb1 chromosome 9, mNeoNeb1.pri, whole genome shotgun sequence genome:
- the GZF1 gene encoding GDNF-inducible zinc finger protein 1 isoform X2 — MESGAVLLESKSSPFNLLHEMHQLRLLGHLCDVTVSVEYQGVREEFMAHKAVLAATSKFFKEMFLNEKTVDGTRTNVYLNEVQVVDFASFLEFVYTAKVQVEEDRVQRMLEMAEKLKCLDLSETCFQLKKQMLESVLLELQNFSESQEAEGSSGSQATIAPDPRASPTVDSPLANGLGDSSDPPAETISNGVLPDMPPRKSKEKPDKKKDAVKPPYPKIRRASGRLAGRKVFVEIPKKKYTRRLREQQRSAEDNMGDYCSPQDPSPDAMGAEMEPVTKHEECGTAVEAVQVLPKVGGREDAGRREEDEDEDEEGEKRKSNFKCTICEKAFLYEKSFLKHIRHHHGVATEVVHRCDTCGQTFANRCNLKSHQRHVHSSERHFPCELCGKKFKRKKDVKRHVVQVHEGGGERHQCQQCGKGLSSKTALRLHERTHTGHKPYGCTECEAKFSQPSALKTHMRIHTGEKPFVCDECGARFTQNHMLIYHKRCHTGERPFMCETCGKSFASKEYLKHHNRIHTGSKPFKCEVCFRTFAQRNSLYQHIKVHTGERPYCCDQCGKQFTQLNALQRHHRIHTGEKPFMCNACGRTFTDKSTLRRHTSIHDKNTPWKSFLVIVDGSPKNDDTHKTEQPDEEYTPSKLSDKLLSFAENGHFHNLATVQASVPAVHENSSADTACKSDDSVVSQDALLATTISELSELTPQTDPMPTQLHSLTNME, encoded by the exons atGGAAAGTGGTGCAGTTCTGCTGGAATCCAAATCCTCACCATTCAACCTTCTGCATGAAATGCATCAGCTGCGCCTTCTTGGTCACCTGTGTGATGTGACTGTCAGCGTGGAGTACCAGGGTGTCCGTGAAGAGTTCATGGCTCATAAGGCTGTGCTGGCAGCCACCAGCaagttctttaaagaaatgtttcttaaCGAGAAGACTGTGGATGGTACGAGGACTAATGTCTACCTAAATGAAGTGCAAGTTGTTGACTTTGCTTCATTTCTTGAGTTTGTCTACACTGCGAAGGTACAGGTAGAGGAAGATCGGGTGCAGCGAATGCTGGAAATGGCCGAGAAACTGAAATGTCTGGACTTATCGGAAACTTGTTTTCAGTTGAAGAAGCAGATGTTAGAGTCGGTACTTCTGGAGTTGCAGAACTTCTCCGAGTCACAGGAGGCAGAAGGGAGTAGTGGCTCCCAAGCCACCATTGCCCCTGACCCCAGGGCAAGTCCCACCGTGGACAGTCCTCTTGCTAACGGCCTCGGGGATTCCTCAGATCCCCCAGCAGAGACAATCAGCAATGGTGTGTTGCCAGATATGCCCCCCAGGAAGTCCAAGGAGAaaccagacaagaaaaaagaTGCAGTCAAGCCTCCCTACCCAAAAATCAGAAGGGCCAGTGGAAGGCTGGCTGGAAGAAAGGTGTTTGTGGAAATccctaaaaagaaatacacaagaaGGCTCCGGGAGCAGCAGAGAAGTGCCGAGGACAACATGGGGGACTACTGCAGCCCCCAGGACCCTAGCCCGGATGCCATGGGTGCAGAAATGGAGCCCGTCACAAAACATGAAGAATGTGGCACGGCAGTGGAAGCAGTGCAGGTGCTGCCAAAAGTGGGTGGCCGGGAGGACGCAGGCCGTcgggaggaggacgaggacgaggatgAGGAGGGTGAGAAGAGGAAGAGCAACTTCAAATGCACTATCTGCGAGAAAGCCTTTCTTTATGAGAAGAGCTTCCTGAAGCACATCCGGCACCATCACGGAGTGGCCACCGAGGTGGTTCACCGCTGCGATACGTGCGGCCAGACCTTTGCCAACCGCTGCAACCTCAAGAGCCACCAGCGCCACGTGCACAGCAGCGAGCGCCACTTCCCATGTGAGCTATGCGGCAAGAAGTTCAAGAGGAAGAAGGACGTCAAGCGGCACGTGGTGCAGGTGCACGAGGGTGGCGGCGAGCGACACCAGTGCCAGCAGTGCGGCAAGGGCCTGAGCTCTAAGACGGCGCTGCGGCTGCATGAGCGGACGCACACGGGCCACAAGCCGTATGGCTGCACCGAGTGTGAGGCCAAGTTCTCTCAGCCCTCGGCGCTGAAGACCCACATGAG AATTCATACAGGGGAAAAACCTTTTGTCTGTGATGAATGTGGTGCAAGATTCACTCAGAACCACATGCTGATTTATCATAAAAGGTGTCACACAG GTGAAAGACCTTTTATGTGTGAAACATGTGGCAAGAGTTTTGCTTCTAAGGAGTATTTAAAACATCACAACAGAATCCATACTGGATCCAAACCCTTTAAATGTGAAGTTTGTTTCAGGACTTTTGCCCAACGGAATTCGCTCTACCAGCATATTAAAGTCCATACAG gGGAACGTCCTTACTGCTGTGACCAGTGTGGCAAGCAGTTTACCCAGCTCAACGCTCTCCAGCGTCACCATCGCATCCACACAGGGGAGAAGCCGTTCATGTGTAACGCGTGCGGGCGGACGTTTACTGACAAGTCCACTCTGCGGCGGCACACCTCG ATACATGATAAGAATACTCCATGGAAGTCTTTCCTTGTTATTGTAGATGGCTCACCCAAGAATGATGACACACACAAGACTGAACAGCCGGACGAAGAATACACACCATCCAAACTTTCAGATAAATTGCTGTCTTTTGCAGAAAATGGCCATTTTCACAACCTAGCCACAGTCCAAGCTAGTGTACCTGCCGTGCACGAGAACAGTTCTGCAGACACAGCTTGCAAGTCAGATGATTCTGTGGTGTCTCAGGACGCTCTGCTGGCCACCACCATCAGTGAGCTTAGTGAGCTGACTCCACAGACAGACCCGATGCCCACACAGCTTCACTCTCTGACCAACATGGAATGA
- the GZF1 gene encoding GDNF-inducible zinc finger protein 1 isoform X1, whose product MITAFPSCAQTGWEILLRNHFVDRLRNYYQAASMFTRLPEVPFGRGLGKWRAAELFLERRNMESGAVLLESKSSPFNLLHEMHQLRLLGHLCDVTVSVEYQGVREEFMAHKAVLAATSKFFKEMFLNEKTVDGTRTNVYLNEVQVVDFASFLEFVYTAKVQVEEDRVQRMLEMAEKLKCLDLSETCFQLKKQMLESVLLELQNFSESQEAEGSSGSQATIAPDPRASPTVDSPLANGLGDSSDPPAETISNGVLPDMPPRKSKEKPDKKKDAVKPPYPKIRRASGRLAGRKVFVEIPKKKYTRRLREQQRSAEDNMGDYCSPQDPSPDAMGAEMEPVTKHEECGTAVEAVQVLPKVGGREDAGRREEDEDEDEEGEKRKSNFKCTICEKAFLYEKSFLKHIRHHHGVATEVVHRCDTCGQTFANRCNLKSHQRHVHSSERHFPCELCGKKFKRKKDVKRHVVQVHEGGGERHQCQQCGKGLSSKTALRLHERTHTGHKPYGCTECEAKFSQPSALKTHMRIHTGEKPFVCDECGARFTQNHMLIYHKRCHTGERPFMCETCGKSFASKEYLKHHNRIHTGSKPFKCEVCFRTFAQRNSLYQHIKVHTGERPYCCDQCGKQFTQLNALQRHHRIHTGEKPFMCNACGRTFTDKSTLRRHTSIHDKNTPWKSFLVIVDGSPKNDDTHKTEQPDEEYTPSKLSDKLLSFAENGHFHNLATVQASVPAVHENSSADTACKSDDSVVSQDALLATTISELSELTPQTDPMPTQLHSLTNME is encoded by the exons ATGATCACTGCCTTTCCTTCCTGTGCTCAGACAGGATGGGAAATCTTGCTCAGAAATCATTTTGTTGATAGACTCAGAAATTACTATCAGGCCGCCTCTATGTTCACACGTCTGCCCGAGGTGCCGTTTGGCAGAGGTTTGGGAAAGTGGAGGGCTGCTG AGCTGtttttggaaagaagaaacatGGAAAGTGGTGCAGTTCTGCTGGAATCCAAATCCTCACCATTCAACCTTCTGCATGAAATGCATCAGCTGCGCCTTCTTGGTCACCTGTGTGATGTGACTGTCAGCGTGGAGTACCAGGGTGTCCGTGAAGAGTTCATGGCTCATAAGGCTGTGCTGGCAGCCACCAGCaagttctttaaagaaatgtttcttaaCGAGAAGACTGTGGATGGTACGAGGACTAATGTCTACCTAAATGAAGTGCAAGTTGTTGACTTTGCTTCATTTCTTGAGTTTGTCTACACTGCGAAGGTACAGGTAGAGGAAGATCGGGTGCAGCGAATGCTGGAAATGGCCGAGAAACTGAAATGTCTGGACTTATCGGAAACTTGTTTTCAGTTGAAGAAGCAGATGTTAGAGTCGGTACTTCTGGAGTTGCAGAACTTCTCCGAGTCACAGGAGGCAGAAGGGAGTAGTGGCTCCCAAGCCACCATTGCCCCTGACCCCAGGGCAAGTCCCACCGTGGACAGTCCTCTTGCTAACGGCCTCGGGGATTCCTCAGATCCCCCAGCAGAGACAATCAGCAATGGTGTGTTGCCAGATATGCCCCCCAGGAAGTCCAAGGAGAaaccagacaagaaaaaagaTGCAGTCAAGCCTCCCTACCCAAAAATCAGAAGGGCCAGTGGAAGGCTGGCTGGAAGAAAGGTGTTTGTGGAAATccctaaaaagaaatacacaagaaGGCTCCGGGAGCAGCAGAGAAGTGCCGAGGACAACATGGGGGACTACTGCAGCCCCCAGGACCCTAGCCCGGATGCCATGGGTGCAGAAATGGAGCCCGTCACAAAACATGAAGAATGTGGCACGGCAGTGGAAGCAGTGCAGGTGCTGCCAAAAGTGGGTGGCCGGGAGGACGCAGGCCGTcgggaggaggacgaggacgaggatgAGGAGGGTGAGAAGAGGAAGAGCAACTTCAAATGCACTATCTGCGAGAAAGCCTTTCTTTATGAGAAGAGCTTCCTGAAGCACATCCGGCACCATCACGGAGTGGCCACCGAGGTGGTTCACCGCTGCGATACGTGCGGCCAGACCTTTGCCAACCGCTGCAACCTCAAGAGCCACCAGCGCCACGTGCACAGCAGCGAGCGCCACTTCCCATGTGAGCTATGCGGCAAGAAGTTCAAGAGGAAGAAGGACGTCAAGCGGCACGTGGTGCAGGTGCACGAGGGTGGCGGCGAGCGACACCAGTGCCAGCAGTGCGGCAAGGGCCTGAGCTCTAAGACGGCGCTGCGGCTGCATGAGCGGACGCACACGGGCCACAAGCCGTATGGCTGCACCGAGTGTGAGGCCAAGTTCTCTCAGCCCTCGGCGCTGAAGACCCACATGAG AATTCATACAGGGGAAAAACCTTTTGTCTGTGATGAATGTGGTGCAAGATTCACTCAGAACCACATGCTGATTTATCATAAAAGGTGTCACACAG GTGAAAGACCTTTTATGTGTGAAACATGTGGCAAGAGTTTTGCTTCTAAGGAGTATTTAAAACATCACAACAGAATCCATACTGGATCCAAACCCTTTAAATGTGAAGTTTGTTTCAGGACTTTTGCCCAACGGAATTCGCTCTACCAGCATATTAAAGTCCATACAG gGGAACGTCCTTACTGCTGTGACCAGTGTGGCAAGCAGTTTACCCAGCTCAACGCTCTCCAGCGTCACCATCGCATCCACACAGGGGAGAAGCCGTTCATGTGTAACGCGTGCGGGCGGACGTTTACTGACAAGTCCACTCTGCGGCGGCACACCTCG ATACATGATAAGAATACTCCATGGAAGTCTTTCCTTGTTATTGTAGATGGCTCACCCAAGAATGATGACACACACAAGACTGAACAGCCGGACGAAGAATACACACCATCCAAACTTTCAGATAAATTGCTGTCTTTTGCAGAAAATGGCCATTTTCACAACCTAGCCACAGTCCAAGCTAGTGTACCTGCCGTGCACGAGAACAGTTCTGCAGACACAGCTTGCAAGTCAGATGATTCTGTGGTGTCTCAGGACGCTCTGCTGGCCACCACCATCAGTGAGCTTAGTGAGCTGACTCCACAGACAGACCCGATGCCCACACAGCTTCACTCTCTGACCAACATGGAATGA
- the NXT1 gene encoding NTF2-related export protein 1, which translates to MASVDFKTYVDQACRAAEEFVNVYYTTMDKRRRLLSRLYMGTATLVWNGNAVSGQESLSEFFEMLPSSEFQINVVDCQPVHDEATPSQTTVLVVICGTVKFEGNKQRDFNQNFILTAQASPSNTVWKIASDCFRFQDWAS; encoded by the coding sequence ATGGCATCGGTGGACTTCAAGACCTACGTGGATCAGGCCTGCAGAGCTGCTGAGGAGTTCGTCAATGTGTACTATACCACCATGGATAAGCGGCGGCGCTTGTTGTCCCGCCTGTACATGGGCACAGCCACCCTGGTGTGGAATGGAAATGCTGTTTCAGGACAAGAGTCCTTGAGTGAGTTTTTTGAAATGTTACCTTCTAGTGAGTTCCAAATCAACGTGGTAGACTGCCAGCCTGTCCACGATGAAGCCACCCCGAGCCAGACTACAGTCCTCGTTGTGATCTGTGGGACAGTGAAGTTTGAGGGCAACAAGCAACGGGACTTTAACCAGAACTTCATCCTGACCGCCCAGGCCTCACCCAGCAACACAGTGTGGAAAATAGCAAGTGACTGCTTCCGGTTCCAGGACTGGGCCAGCTAG